The following proteins are co-located in the Phragmites australis chromosome 10, lpPhrAust1.1, whole genome shotgun sequence genome:
- the LOC133930191 gene encoding 3-ketoacyl-CoA synthase 5-like: MSSPPNLRHLKSLSQLVVNNFLVMISVPFATILLLKATQIGPAKLLTWIHDVRYAHLSLATSLPIVLVTLYLLHRSRSVYLVDYACFRHTSNCRVSMAAFIEHAHHMPFIDDKSIDFMTRMIKHSGLGDQTYTPLASHYIPPHHTLSDARNEAEQVIFSSIDDLFAKTCTNPQEIDILITNCSAFNPTPSLVDMIVYKYKLRGDIHNIHISGMGCSAGLISVEVAKNLLHVASKGALALVVSTEIISLHFYTGRNRSMLLPNILFRMGGAAVLLSTSRSKSRFRLMHIVRTLTAAQDKSYQCAFQEEDDKGEIGMNLSKDLVAIANDALQANITTVGSLALPFSEKLLFGLSLVAQKLLNRKVKPYIPDFHKAFKHFCIHTGGRAVIDGVQRSLCLSDEDVEPSRMTLHRFGNTSSSSLWYELGYIDAKSRLQKGDRVWMIGFGSGFKCNSVVWECIQSASNIDGPWADCIHQYPLDIPQDPDLYRVPERDESFHEAFDKYHRAQPNYNAKAGRRLTHKTGYEQYKCMFLDVGALPDIRR; this comes from the exons ATGAGCTCACCACCCAATCTCAGGCACCTCAAATCCCTCTCCCAACTTGTTGTGAATAACTTTCTTGTCATGATCTCTGTGCCATTTGCAACCATCTTGCTCCTCAAAGCCACACAAATTGGCCCTGCCAAACTTCTCACATGGATACATGATGTGCGGTATGCCCACCTCTCTCTAGCCACCTCCCTTCCAATTGTCTTAGTAACCCTTTACCTCTTGCACCGCTCTCGCAGTGTATACCTTGTGGACTATGCTTGCTTCCGCCATACATCCAATTGCCGTGTCTCCATGGCCGCATTTATCGAACATGCTCACCACATGCCATTCATTGACGATAAAAGCATTGACTTCATGACTCGCATGATTAAGCATTCAGGCCTGGGTGATCAGACCTACACACCCCTTGCTTCCCACTACATTCCACCGCATCACACTTTGAGTGATGCTCGTAATGAGGCTGAGCAGGTTATCTTTTCATCCATTGATGACTTATTTGCCAAGACATGCACCAATCCTCAGGAAATTGACATACTCATCACAAATTGTAGCGCTTTCAACCCGACGCCATCCTTGGTTGACATGATTGTATACAAGTACAAGCTACGGGGTGACATCCACAACATCCACATCTCTGGGATGGGGTGCAGTGCAGGGTTGATCTCAGTGGAAGTTGCAAAAAACCTCTTGCATGTTGCTTCCAAGGGTGCACTTGCACTAGTGGTGTCAACAGAGATCATCTCACTCCACTTCTACACAGGGAGGAACCGTTCGATGCTGCTACCAAATATCCTATTCCGCATGGGTGGGGCTGCGGTTCTATTATCAACATCTAGGTCTAAATCCCGGTTTAGGCTCATGCACATTGTACGCACACTCACTGCTGCCCAAGATAAGTCTTATCAGTGTGCATTCCAAGAGGAGGATGACAAGGGTGAAATAGGAATGAACCTATCGAAAGACCTTGTGGCCATTGCTAATGATGCGCTCCAAGCCAACATAACTACAGTAGGGTCCCTTGCCCTCCCATTCTCGGAGAAACTACTATTTGGGCTCTCATTAGTTGCACAAAAATTGCTGAATAGAAAGGTAAAGCCATATATCCCTGATTTCCACAAGGCCTTCAAACACTTTTGCATCCATACCGGTGGGCGAGCAGTGATTGATGGTGTCCAACGTAGCCTTTGTCTATCAGATGAGGATGTTGAGCCATCACGAATGACACTACACCGATTCGGGAACACATCGAGCAGCTCTTTGTGGTATGAGCTTGGATACATTGATGCTAAGAGTCGGTTGCAGAAGGGTGATCGGGTATGGATGATTGGATTTGGATCAGGATTCAAGTGCAATAGTGTCGTGTGGGAGTGCATCCAGTCTGCTAGCAACATTGATGGACCATGGGCTGATTGCATCCATCAGTACCCT TTGGATATACCTCAAGACCCGGACTTGTACAGAGTACCTGAACGGGATGAatcatttcatga ggctttcgaCAAGTACCATCGAGCTCAACCTAACTACAACGCGAAAGCCGGTCGTAGgttgacacacaagaccgggtatgag caatacaagtgtatgtttctcgacgTCGGTGCACTCCCGGATATTCGACGATGA